ATCCGTCATGTTACAACCACTGGTAAGCTTGGAGGAGGATAGGATGAGGCTCCTAGAGTACAAATTGCTAATCCATGCCTTTATAGAACGTCAAATTTCTGTAGAGGAGTTCGAGCGTCAATTTCTGAATGCGTTCAAATCCGAATCAGAAGGAATGGATATGCAGCTTTTCTGCATCCTAGACGCTCTCTTTGGAGCCGTTGACAGCTACTGGCACGAGTGCCTTCCTGGTCAAGAAACCGCTTTTATGATCTCTGAAGAGCAGCTTCGCCGTGAAGCAGCGAAGGCATTACTTCTGATTAACGAATTGGAGGGAGCGACAAATGTATGAGGATAAGAGTTATTGATCGCTGCATTAATTCCTAATATTTTGCCTGGTCTTGTGGCTTGGTACAGCCGATCCAGTAATAGCGATCAGTGCAGCGATCAATAGCATCCAGCGCAACACCGGAGACAAGCCTGAACTTCACCGGGCAGCGCAAAGACGCGACGGGGCTGCTCTACTACCACGCGCGCTACTACGACCCGGAGCTGGGGCGCTTCCTGTCGGCGGACACGGTGGTGGCGGAGGTCGGCGCGCTGACGATGGCACCGAGCGATACCACCGCCGCGCCGCTCTTCGCTCAGGGCGGGCAAGGCTCCGGCAGCCGCACGCCGCAGGAGTGGCGACCGTCGGCAAGCTGATCCGCCTATGATTGCGGACGCTAGACGTAGAGCGCCGCCAGCGTGCAGACGAAGAGCACCACGGCGATATAGCCGTTGATGTTGAAGAAGGCCAGGTTGATCTTGCTCAGATCGTCGGGCTTGACCAGGCTGTGCTCCCAGATCAGCAGCCCAGCCGTGATCGCCAGGCCCAGGTAGAAGGGCCAGCCCAGCCCCAGCAGCACTCCCACGCCGATCAGCGCCGCCAGCATGCCCACATGGAACGTGCGCGCCATGGTGAGGCCGAATGGAACGCCGTAGTCGGCGGGCATCGAGTGCAGGCCCTCCCGCCGATCGAACTCGACATCCTGGCAGGCATAGAGCATATCGAAGCCGCCGATCCACAGCGCGACCGCCAGCGCCAGCAGCAGCATCGGCGCAACCTCCGGCCACGCGAACGACGGACGGACCGCCAGCCAGCCCCCGGCAGGTGCAATCGCATCGGTCAGGCCCAGCGCGACGTGACATAACGGGTTGAAGCGCTTGGTGTACGAGTAGAAGACCAGCGCGGCCAGCGCGATCGGCGAGAGCAGCAGGCAGAGCGGATTGAGCATATAGGCCGCGACCACCAGGATCGCCATCGACAGCAGCGCCGTGAGCAGCACGGCCCGCGCCGAGAGCTGGCCCGCCGGTATTGGCCTGCGCGCCGTGCGCGGATTGCGCGCGTCGATGTGCCGATCGATATAGCGGTTGAGCGACATCGCGGCAGTGCGCGCGGCGGCCATCGCCACCGTGACCCAGAAGAAGACGCTCAGCGATGGAAAGCCGCCCGCCGCCAGCAGGCTGCCCAGGTAGGCGAACGGCAGCGCGAAGATCGTATGCTCGAACTTGATGTTTTCCGACAGGATCGCGATCGAGCGTGGAAGACGTGGACGAGTTGCATGCATAGGATTTGATTCTACTCCGTGAACACCTGCATTATACTGGGTTACGCGCGCCGATGCTGAAGCGGCTTGCGCTTGAGCCACGGGTGCTGGTATGCTTTAGGCATGTCCACAGACCGGCGCTACACCGCTATTTCATTCGATGTCGGCTACACCCTGATCGAGCCAATCGGCGAAGCGCCGACGATCGTCGCCACGCTGCTGGCGGAGCTGGGAGTCCAGCCCGACGATGCTGCGCTTTCCGCCGCGCACCGTCGCGCCGAGCGTCTGTTTCTGGCCGATTATCTGCGTCCGCTCAGCGATACCTGGGAGGCCGATGAGCGTATCAATCGCCTGTACCTGCGCTACTACGGCCAGTGGCTCGCCGAGATGGGCGTCTCCGACCCCGATGCGCGCTACGCCCAGACGATCATCGACCGCTACCTCGATCCCGCGAACTGGCGGCTGTACCCGCACGTGCTGGAGACGCTGTCGGCGCTGCACGCGCAGGGCTACCGCCTGGGCATCGCCTCGGATTGGGTATCGGGGCTGCCGCGTATTTTGCACACCCTTGGCCTGTCGCGCTACCTCGATTGGGCGCTGGTTTCAGGCGCCATCGGCTTTGCCAAGCCGTCGCAGGAGTTTTATCGGCTGGTGCTGCGGCGTGCGGAAGTGCGGCCCGAACAGATTGTGCATGTCGGTGATAGCTACTACGCCGATGTGCGCGGCGCGCGGACGGTGGGCATGGATGCGATCCTGCTCGACTGGCGGCGGCGCACCTGGCCCAGGCTCGACGTGCCGGTGATCCACGCTATTGCCGAGCTGCCGCCGCTGCTGGGCAAGTCCGCTGCTTTCTAAGCGTTGTTGCACGTCGCGCTGGGAAAATACAGCCGCGTGTAACGATTCACGATAGATTTTTTTGATGATCAAAGCTGTTTTTTTCGATGTCGGTCATACCCTGCTCCACCCCGCGCAGCCCACTGCGGAGGTCTGCCGTCAACTGTTGCAGGCGCACGGCCACAATGTCTCGCAGGAGACGGTCGATATGGCGATGCGGCTGGCGGATGTCGAGCACATGGCCCGCTACCACTCGCTGCGCGATGATTGGTCGCATGCGCAGACGATCCGCGCGATGTGGCTGGACTACTACCGCCAGGTCTTCGACGCGCTTGGCCTGTACGACGAAGAGCAACAGTTGGCACATGAGCTGATCGCATGGTATGGCGAGCCAGCCGCATGGCAGCCGTTTCCTGAGTCGCGCGCGGTGCTGGAGTGGCTACATACCCGTGGCTTCTGTGTGGGCGCGGTGTCGGATTGGGCACCGACGCTGCCGCGTATCCTGCATGCCCACGGCTTTACGCGCTTCCTCGATTTCGTGCTCTGCTCAGGCAACATCGGCTTTGCCAAGCCCAGCCTCCAGTTCTACCGGCTGGCGCTTCAGCGCGCCGGGGTGCAGCCCCACGAGGCGCTGCACATCGGCGACAGCTACTACGCCGATGTGCGCGGCGCGCGAGCCGCGGGGATCGAGCCGGTGCTGCTCGATCGCGCCGGGAAAGCGCCCGCCGTGGATTGCGCGGTGATCCGCGATCTACGCGAGCTTGAGACAATGCTGGCTCCGGCGCGCTCGACTACCTGATAGCGCCTCTGCTCGATGGCGCGCTCCTTTGCGATCTGCCCCTGGCATTGCAGTTGCTGAAGGACTTACGGCAACTGCTTGCGTAAAGGAGAACATCGTAATGACGCAACACGAGAATCCTCACCAGCGTACGCCACAGGAGTCGGCGACGACCGCCGATCCTCAGACCTATCCCGGCGCGTCCGGCATCAACAAGAACATCGGCGCAACGTCGGGCCATCACAACGCCGAAGCTGGTGCCGAGCCGAGCACCGAGGAGAGCGGACGCGATCCGGCGCGCGCGCAGGCGATCGATCAGGCTCAGAATGAGGGCAAGCTGCCGCCGCCAGCCTCGTATCGTCCCGATACGGTGGTGCGCGCGGTCGGGCCGGATGCCCGCATCGAGATGGAGCGCGGCAACGATTTTCGCAACGAGGCCAGCTTTACCAAGGGTCACAACGCTCCTACTGCCGATCAAACGCGGTTGCCCTACACGACCGAGCAGATGGACGAGTACCTGCGCAATTCGCCGCGCGGGATCTTCCCGAACACGCCCGGCGGCGCGGGCGCAACACCGCTGTCGGCGAGTCGCAACACGTTCATCGACGATGTAACGCGCATCGGCCATTTTCCATCGCGCGCCGAGGCCGAGAAGTGGACCCGCGCGGTCTTCAACGCGCTGCGCCATCGCGCGGTTGAAACCGACGATGCCCTGGCGACCGAGCTAGCCTCGGTGGTGCGCGTCGGCGAAGCGCCCGAAGTCCAGGTTGAGGAGATGATGTGGGGCGGCGATTTCGCCGAGCGCTATGCCCGCATGGTCTGTCTGCTGCAAAAATGGACCAGGCAGGACTTTTACCATCAGCTCTCGGAGGAGGTCGGCGAGACGCCTGACGACCCGTGGATCGACGCGGCGGTCCACAGCTTCTTCGGCGCGCTCAAGCGGGCGCTGGGCGATGATGCGGATCGCTCCGTGACGCATCTGGGTGAGATGCAAGAGGTCTGGGATAGCGTGTAGCGCTGCCCTGCCGCTGCCGGATGCGATCCCGGTGAGAGGAGACGACTATGACCGAAGGACGAAGGTTACGTGGCGACGGCGACGAGAATCTGCAAGACTACGTCGAGGAGCGGCTGACCTACGCGAGCGACACCGACGACCTGGCCGCCGCCAATCGCACGCTTGAGCAGGAGCTGGCCGACCTCAAGGCGCTTCAGCAGGAGCGCGGTCGAGCAGATGCGCGCACCAACATCGACGCGCTGATCAAAGAGGCTGAGCTGCGCGTTCAGCGGATGGAGTTTCGCCAGGGATCGGAGCTTGAGCGCGGCAGCGGTAGCCAGGTCGATTTCGACCAGCTACCGCCGGATGCCGCAGCGCGCAAGAGCATCACCAATCGCATGGACGAGAATACCCGCTAGCGCTGGGATCAGGGAACAAGGAACAAAGGAACAAGGGAACAAGCCATTTAAGACCTTGTTCTTTTGTTCTTTGTTCTTTTGTTCGTTGTTCTTATTGCAGGTGGCCGGTGTCTGCCAGCTGGCGGCGCAGGTGAGGATCGGAGAAGACCGCTCCCAGCCCGGATGCGACCGAGGTGAAGATGCCCTCGCCCTCGTCGAAGAGGCTATCGTTGCCGAACGTTTCTTCCAGCAGGCGCACAAAGCGCGGCACCCGCGACGAGCCGCCCGTGCGCAGCACCACGTCGATCTCGCGCGGATCGAGCTGCGCCGCGCTCAAGGCCCGCTTCAGACACGCATCAACTGCGCGCACGTCCGGCCCGATCAGACGCTCGAAGTCCCAGCGCGCCAGCGACTCGTCGAAGTTGATCGCCGAGGCGTGCATGCTCAACGTCGTCTCGGTCGTCTCAGAGAGCTGCCGCTTGGTGCCCTCGACCATCTCGTAGAGCGGCAGGCCGTAGTTTTCGCGCACCAGCGCGCGGAGCGCCCTGAGCTGCTGCGGCTTGTCGCCCGTACGAATCGCCTCGTCGATGATGTCGAGCGTCTTGGGATTATGCATCTCAACGATGCTCTGCCAGCCCTCAAGATGATCGAGCAGGAACGCGGGCAGCGGCAGGCGGCGCGGTCCCAGCACCGCGCCCGCGCCGAAGTGCGGATGCAGCTTGCCCATCACGATCCGCTGATCGAGCAGATCGCCGCCGACAGGCACGCCGTCGGTCGCCAGGATCTCGCGCTGGCCGTTGGGCTCAATCCGCATGATCGTCACGTCGAGCGTACCGCCGCCGAAGTCAAAGACCAGCACATGCTGCGCGCGGTGGCTCTGCCGCCGATAGGTCAGCGCGGCGGCGGTCGGCTCGGCCAGAAATTGGACGTTGCGCAGCCCGGCCAGCTCGGCGGCGGCGCGCATCCGCTTGATCGCGATCTGGTCGCGGCGCTCTTCGGTGGCGTAGTGGACTGGACGCCCGATCACGATCTCATCGATCTGCTCGCCGGTCAGCTCGTGGACGCGCTCGCCGATCCGCTTCAGCGTCAGCGCGATCAGCTCCTCGACGCTCCAGGTCGCGCCGAAG
The nucleotide sequence above comes from Herpetosiphonaceae bacterium. Encoded proteins:
- a CDS encoding colicin immunity domain-containing protein, which gives rise to MRLLEYKLLIHAFIERQISVEEFERQFLNAFKSESEGMDMQLFCILDALFGAVDSYWHECLPGQETAFMISEEQLRREAAKALLLINELEGATNV
- a CDS encoding RHS repeat-associated core domain-containing protein, which translates into the protein MQRSIASSATPETSLNFTGQRKDATGLLYYHARYYDPELGRFLSADTVVAEVGALTMAPSDTTAAPLFAQGGQGSGSRTPQEWRPSAS
- a CDS encoding UbiA-like polyprenyltransferase — translated: MHATRPRLPRSIAILSENIKFEHTIFALPFAYLGSLLAAGGFPSLSVFFWVTVAMAAARTAAMSLNRYIDRHIDARNPRTARRPIPAGQLSARAVLLTALLSMAILVVAAYMLNPLCLLLSPIALAALVFYSYTKRFNPLCHVALGLTDAIAPAGGWLAVRPSFAWPEVAPMLLLALAVALWIGGFDMLYACQDVEFDRREGLHSMPADYGVPFGLTMARTFHVGMLAALIGVGVLLGLGWPFYLGLAITAGLLIWEHSLVKPDDLSKINLAFFNINGYIAVVLFVCTLAALYV
- a CDS encoding HAD-IA family hydrolase, with translation MSTDRRYTAISFDVGYTLIEPIGEAPTIVATLLAELGVQPDDAALSAAHRRAERLFLADYLRPLSDTWEADERINRLYLRYYGQWLAEMGVSDPDARYAQTIIDRYLDPANWRLYPHVLETLSALHAQGYRLGIASDWVSGLPRILHTLGLSRYLDWALVSGAIGFAKPSQEFYRLVLRRAEVRPEQIVHVGDSYYADVRGARTVGMDAILLDWRRRTWPRLDVPVIHAIAELPPLLGKSAAF
- a CDS encoding HAD-IA family hydrolase, which produces MIKAVFFDVGHTLLHPAQPTAEVCRQLLQAHGHNVSQETVDMAMRLADVEHMARYHSLRDDWSHAQTIRAMWLDYYRQVFDALGLYDEEQQLAHELIAWYGEPAAWQPFPESRAVLEWLHTRGFCVGAVSDWAPTLPRILHAHGFTRFLDFVLCSGNIGFAKPSLQFYRLALQRAGVQPHEALHIGDSYYADVRGARAAGIEPVLLDRAGKAPAVDCAVIRDLRELETMLAPARSTT
- a CDS encoding DUF2267 domain-containing protein — encoded protein: MTQHENPHQRTPQESATTADPQTYPGASGINKNIGATSGHHNAEAGAEPSTEESGRDPARAQAIDQAQNEGKLPPPASYRPDTVVRAVGPDARIEMERGNDFRNEASFTKGHNAPTADQTRLPYTTEQMDEYLRNSPRGIFPNTPGGAGATPLSASRNTFIDDVTRIGHFPSRAEAEKWTRAVFNALRHRAVETDDALATELASVVRVGEAPEVQVEEMMWGGDFAERYARMVCLLQKWTRQDFYHQLSEEVGETPDDPWIDAAVHSFFGALKRALGDDADRSVTHLGEMQEVWDSV
- a CDS encoding Hsp70 family protein, producing MRVGLDWGTTNTSATIYDGRRVRLLDLDPVNANPSVLRTALFIGREGDVALGRAAINRYTEGNVGREIEYQRTYIGEIAMTFAGVGTIRQGIFVDTDANAPGRLFLSIKLALSDPTYTSTNVFGATWSVEELIALTLKRIGERVHELTGEQIDEIVIGRPVHYATEERRDQIAIKRMRAAAELAGLRNVQFLAEPTAAALTYRRQSHRAQHVLVFDFGGGTLDVTIMRIEPNGQREILATDGVPVGGDLLDQRIVMGKLHPHFGAGAVLGPRRLPLPAFLLDHLEGWQSIVEMHNPKTLDIIDEAIRTGDKPQQLRALRALVRENYGLPLYEMVEGTKRQLSETTETTLSMHASAINFDESLARWDFERLIGPDVRAVDACLKRALSAAQLDPREIDVVLRTGGSSRVPRFVRLLEETFGNDSLFDEGEGIFTSVASGLGAVFSDPHLRRQLADTGHLQ